TGCCGTAATGGATAAAGCATATTTCCGGGTTTCCAGGAATGTTACTCCCGGTGTGTAGGCAATTCCAATGTAAGGATTGTTGCCAGAATAATTAGTTTCGTCATGTAATATGCTTATTCCTAATCCATTGGTAAAATGTTGGGAATGGCAGGTTAAAAAAGCGGTTACGCAGAAAAGGGATATAAGAAGACTTTTTTTCATAGGATCTATTGATTTACAAATGTATAAAATAAATATCTATTGGTTTTGTCCAATTCAGAAACCCCCGGTTGTTATAAGGGCAAAATCTCAAAATCATGAAAAAAAGACTGAACTATTTTCAGGTAGCCAACAATGCCCTGCAAGCTTTAAGCGGTTTTGCCCCTTATCTGGCAAAATCTCCTCTAGACAAATCTTTATTAGAATTGATTTATTTTCGGGTATCGCAAATTAACAGTTGCGCCTTCTGTCTGGATATGCATACAAAAGAACTGCGTGCTATGGGTGAAGAAGAACATCGTCTGTATTTAATGGATGCATGGAGAGAAGCCCCTTTTTATTCAGACAGAGAGCGGGCGGCCCTGGCTTTTGCAGAAGCCCTCACCAAAGTGAGCACAGGCAATGTATCTGATGAAGTATATAATGCCGCTGCTGCACAGTTTTCAGAAGGAGAACTGGTAGACCTGGCCATTGCTATTGTGGCGATCAATAGTTACAACCGTTTGAACATCGCATTTGGTTCACCCATGCCGGTAGGCTCTTATAAAGTCGGGCAGTTCGCCGCAAAAAATTAATGCTATGAATGAGTTCTTATTGATCTTCAGAAAAGACAATTCCAAAGAGGCACAACCTTCTCCATCCGCATTACAGGCGAGTATCAAGCCCTGGCAGGAATGGCTGGGTAAACTGGATGCCGCCGGGGCCCTGGTGAGTCATGGCAACCGCCTCAGGCCCGAAGGGGCTGTGATCAAAGCGGGTAAGATCGTTACGGACGGACCTTATCCGGATATCAAGGAATCCATTGGTGGATTTGTGATCATCAAGGCGATAGATCTGGCGGCTGCTACTGAGATCGGGAAGGACTGCCCGGTTTTAGATGCCCCCTGGAACGGATCTGTGGAAGTACGTATGCTCTCCAAAGAAGTGTAATGGAAGATCAGGAGTTGCTCCCATATTTATTCAGGACAGAGTACAGGAAGATCATTGCTGTACTCTGTCAGCTTTTTGGTATTGCACACATTGAAACGGCTGAAGACATTGTGAGTGATACTTTCCTCTCTGCCACAGAATTGTGGAGTGAGCAGGGGCTTCCTCCAAACCCTGTGGCATGGCTGTATACCGTGGCCAAACGCAAGACGCTGAACCATATAAAAAGAGATGCGTTATTTGCAAAGAAGATAAGTCCGGAGATCAGGAACGCAAGTCAGGATATAACAGAAATGGATATTGATCTGTCAGATCAAAGTATTCATGATAGTCAGCTGGCAATGATTTTCACAGTTTGTAATCCGGGTATTCCCGAGGAATCGCAGGTAGCGCTGGCATTGAACCTGTTGTGTGGCTTTGGCGCACAGGAGATAGCGGATGCGTTTCTCACCAATAAAGATGTCATTTACAAAAGGCTGCAAAGGGCCAAAGACAAGCTGAAAGCAGATCATATTGCTATCACCGCTCCTTCTGCCGAAGCTGTGCGTGACCGTTTGGATACGGTGTTGACTACATTATACCTGTTATTCAGCGAAGGGTATTACTCTACCTCGCAGGATACGATCTTACGGAAAGACCTTTGCCTGGAGGCGATGCGGCTCACTTATTTACTGGCTTCGCATGCGCCCACCGCTGTGCCCCCGGTACATGCATTGTTGTCACTGATGTGTTTTCATGCGTCGCGGTTCGAAGCAAGAGCAGATCAGCAGGGAGAGATGATCTTATATGAGGACCAGGATACGAACTTGTGGGACCAGGAGCTGATTGCAAGAGGAACGTATTATTTGAACCAGGGTGCAACGGGCCATGTACTGACCAAATATCATTTAGAAGCAGGCATTGCTTACTGGCATACCCACAAGGAAGATAGCAGGGAGAAATGGGAGCAGATATTACATTTATACGATCAGCTGGTATTGATGGAGCCTTCTCCCATTGCTGCGCTGAACAGGATCTTCGCATTGGCGAAGGTTATGGGCAATGCAGCAGCGATAGAAGCTGCTACATTGTTACCATTGCAGGATAATCATTTTTATTATGCTTTGTTAGGGCATTTGTATACACCCCTGGATCGTACACAGGCCATGGTGCATTTCCGGAAAGCCTTGTCACTGGCTGTCACTGCGGCTGACAAGGAGGCTATCAGAAAGCAGATGCTGTAGCTGTTTTATTTTAGCCGGTGTATGCAGCGACTTTCTCAGGTCTGCTACGCTCAAATTACCCGACCTGCTTTTGTACAGGAAGGTTTTAAAAGGGTATTCATGCAGACGGTCGCTGTGTGCAATAGCGAAAAGGTCAAGTTGTTCTTTGAGTTTCGCCAGCGAAGCATCGAGGTCTGTTAAATAAGATTGTTTGTGATCCAGATATTCCTTTACTGCTGGCGATTCTTTGTACGCCAGTTTATCCAGTTCTTTTTGAATAGCGCTTATTTCCATGTTATCCCAGTCTTTACTTTCCAGCACAGGTATTTGCCATTGCGCCTGTTGTTCTTTCCAGTGATCTGTTTCAACTTTTACCTGGTGGATGATAAAACGGGGCAGCTCGATGGCGGTGAGGTAACCACCATGACAGGCGCCGGTATCGATGCCGTAGGTATTGTTGACGATGCGGGGGAGATTGCCGGTGACGGAGTGACCATAGATGACAGGTTTCGTACCGGTGTAATGATCTGTCCAGTATACGGAGGGTGTAACGCCGGTATGATGATTGGAGTGACCAGCATATTTTTTCTTCAGGTATCTCTCACCGGCAGTCGTGCCACTCAGTACATCCTGTCTTTGCGCATGCAGGGGCAGGCCATGTTCCATAGCTGCATGTACGATGATCGCATCGTCTGTTTCAAAATAATAAGGCAATTTCATGGCCCAGGCCAGGAAATGAGGATATTGCTCACCCATCTGTACTTTCACAATTTCCTGTGCGTAATTGTGAATGCCTTGCAGGTGTTTTCGTTCATGGTTACCCATGAGTGTAATGGTATTAGGGCGATCCATAAAGTACTGCCATACTTCTTTGGATGTGTTGCCACGGTCTACGAGGTCGCCCACTGAGATCAGCAGATCTTCGTCCCGGAGGCCGGTTTTTTCCAGTAGGGTCAACAGCTCATGGTAGCAGCCGTGGATATCCCCCACAACTATTGTTCTTTTCATGTCACAATATTATTTGCGAATAGCGTAGTCTTTCTGCGTATTTCTTATTTTGCAGTACAACTTTTTACAGGGAATGAGATTTGTAACTTTACTATTGTTATGCTGTACATTGGGTGCAAAGGCCCAAACCATTGTATCCCATGCATTTGGAGATGCCCACAACCCCGCTGTTATTTTTATGCATGGAGGCCCGGGCAGTAATGCTATTAATTTTGAAACTACTACCGCCGCAAAACTCGCAGCACAGGGTTTTTATGTGATCACTTACGACCGGAGGGGAGAAGGTCGTTCTGTGGATGCGAAGGCAGCGTATACTTTTCAGCAATCTTATGATGACCTGAATAACCTGTATAAACAATACAATGTGAAAAGAGCGACCCTGATCGGGTTTAGTTTTGGAGGGATTGTAGCTACAGGTTATGCGGCAAAATATCCGGCACAGGTGCGGGCATTGGTGCTGGTGAGTGCGCTGGTCGATTTGCAGGAGACATATAAAACAATTATTGCCTCCTGTAAAAAGATATATACTTCCAATAATAATACAGCAGGTTTAAAAGACCTGACCGCGTTAGAAAAACTGGATCGTAGTTCCATTGAATTCAGGAGAGGGTGTTTTAAACAGGCTTCTAAAAACGGTTTCTTTGCCACACCGAACAGAACCCCGGCTGCACAGGCGATTTATAAACAACTGGATGCGGACACCTTGTACCAGCATTATGCAAACCTGAACAATGATACCCCCGCCAATGAGTTTTGGAAACATGAAAAATATTCTACCATCAATAACCTGCCTGTCCTCGCGAAAATAGTGAAGCAGGGAGTGCCTGTGTTTGCTATGTATGGCATGGATGATGGATTGTATTCACCCGGGCAGATAGATGCACTAAAGGCCGTGATAGGTGTTAATCATGTCCTTTATTTTCGGGATGCGGCGCATTATTTATACAATGACCAGCAGGTGCATTTCCTGGGTGGCATGCTGGTGTTTTTATCATATTAGTTACCTTTGGTGATATGGAGATTACGCAGCGTCAACGGAATTTATTACTCTACATCCTGGAATGTTTAGCAGGCACGGCGATTGGATTTTACCTGTACCGCGTTTATCCTACCATCGGTGCCTGGGCCCTGATCTCTATTATTCTGGTATTGGCGCCAGACAGGAAAGATGCGATGACACTGGCTAAAACCCGTATCAAGGCGAACCTGGTAGGGGCTACCATTGGATTGACGATCTTCTTTATCCACCCGGTAAATCTGTTGATGATGTGTATAGGAGTCACCCTTTCCATCATCGCTTGTGAATTACTGAAATTACAGCCTGCTACCCGATCGGCGGCAATTGCCGTATTGATCATCACCATGCATGAACCGGGTAAATACTTCTGGGATGTGGCATTGGAGCGGGGAGGCGGGGTATTGGCAGGTTGTGTGATCGGGATGCTCATTACCTGGATCTTTCATACAGTCATTATCCGTTCTAAAAAAGTGATACGAAAAATAGGAA
This Chitinophaga sancti DNA region includes the following protein-coding sequences:
- a CDS encoding YciI family protein — protein: MNEFLLIFRKDNSKEAQPSPSALQASIKPWQEWLGKLDAAGALVSHGNRLRPEGAVIKAGKIVTDGPYPDIKESIGGFVIIKAIDLAAATEIGKDCPVLDAPWNGSVEVRMLSKEV
- a CDS encoding FUSC family protein → MEITQRQRNLLLYILECLAGTAIGFYLYRVYPTIGAWALISIILVLAPDRKDAMTLAKTRIKANLVGATIGLTIFFIHPVNLLMMCIGVTLSIIACELLKLQPATRSAAIAVLIITMHEPGKYFWDVALERGGGVLAGCVIGMLITWIFHTVIIRSKKVIRKIGK
- a CDS encoding RNA polymerase sigma factor, whose amino-acid sequence is MEDQELLPYLFRTEYRKIIAVLCQLFGIAHIETAEDIVSDTFLSATELWSEQGLPPNPVAWLYTVAKRKTLNHIKRDALFAKKISPEIRNASQDITEMDIDLSDQSIHDSQLAMIFTVCNPGIPEESQVALALNLLCGFGAQEIADAFLTNKDVIYKRLQRAKDKLKADHIAITAPSAEAVRDRLDTVLTTLYLLFSEGYYSTSQDTILRKDLCLEAMRLTYLLASHAPTAVPPVHALLSLMCFHASRFEARADQQGEMILYEDQDTNLWDQELIARGTYYLNQGATGHVLTKYHLEAGIAYWHTHKEDSREKWEQILHLYDQLVLMEPSPIAALNRIFALAKVMGNAAAIEAATLLPLQDNHFYYALLGHLYTPLDRTQAMVHFRKALSLAVTAADKEAIRKQML
- a CDS encoding alpha/beta hydrolase → MRFVTLLLLCCTLGAKAQTIVSHAFGDAHNPAVIFMHGGPGSNAINFETTTAAKLAAQGFYVITYDRRGEGRSVDAKAAYTFQQSYDDLNNLYKQYNVKRATLIGFSFGGIVATGYAAKYPAQVRALVLVSALVDLQETYKTIIASCKKIYTSNNNTAGLKDLTALEKLDRSSIEFRRGCFKQASKNGFFATPNRTPAAQAIYKQLDADTLYQHYANLNNDTPANEFWKHEKYSTINNLPVLAKIVKQGVPVFAMYGMDDGLYSPGQIDALKAVIGVNHVLYFRDAAHYLYNDQQVHFLGGMLVFLSY
- a CDS encoding carboxymuconolactone decarboxylase family protein, yielding MKKRLNYFQVANNALQALSGFAPYLAKSPLDKSLLELIYFRVSQINSCAFCLDMHTKELRAMGEEEHRLYLMDAWREAPFYSDRERAALAFAEALTKVSTGNVSDEVYNAAAAQFSEGELVDLAIAIVAINSYNRLNIAFGSPMPVGSYKVGQFAAKN
- a CDS encoding metallophosphoesterase gives rise to the protein MKRTIVVGDIHGCYHELLTLLEKTGLRDEDLLISVGDLVDRGNTSKEVWQYFMDRPNTITLMGNHERKHLQGIHNYAQEIVKVQMGEQYPHFLAWAMKLPYYFETDDAIIVHAAMEHGLPLHAQRQDVLSGTTAGERYLKKKYAGHSNHHTGVTPSVYWTDHYTGTKPVIYGHSVTGNLPRIVNNTYGIDTGACHGGYLTAIELPRFIIHQVKVETDHWKEQQAQWQIPVLESKDWDNMEISAIQKELDKLAYKESPAVKEYLDHKQSYLTDLDASLAKLKEQLDLFAIAHSDRLHEYPFKTFLYKSRSGNLSVADLRKSLHTPAKIKQLQHLLSDSLLVSRSDSQ